The DNA sequence GATCTCGACGACGCCCGACGGGAAGCGCCGCGGTTTGATCTGGCTCGGCGCTGAGCGCGAGGCCACGTTGCCCGCCTCGTCGGCCGCGGTGACGAGGAGCGGGGTGGTCGCCGGGGACGTGTAGGGGATCGCGATCAGGGCCACGTGGACCGCGCCTTCGGACTCGCCGACCGGGTAACCCGGGAAGAAGATGCCGCCTGCGTTGACGCCTGCGCGCTTGGCGCCCTTCGACCGGAAGGCGACCACCCCGCCGCCGCCCTGGGCGAGATACTGGGTGGCTGAGAGGACCTCCAGCGTCGGCGGAGTGAGGTCGAGGGTGATCGGCTGGACGATGATCGGGCGATCGCCGACGCGGAGCGGACGCCAGAAGCCGTCGCGCGCGAAGACCTCGAGCGTGGCGCTGCCGTCGCGGAGGCCCGGCGACTTGCCCTCTACGACGAGCTCGAGCCGCCGCTGGTTCACCCGGGGCGCCGGAAAATCTTCGCGAGCCAGCGTCGCCCTGTGTGTCCCCTGGAGCAGGCGGAGCTCGACGGACGCGATCCCGCCCCACGCCGCAGTCAGCTCGAGCGTGAGCGGCGTCCGGAGCCCGATGTGGGTGAGCGGCGCGGCGAGCCGCGCTTGCACGCCGGGCACGCTCTGGCGCCAGCCGAGGTAAGAGATAGATCCGACGACCAGGAACGCGAGCGTCAGCGTGACGAGGAGCCAGGT is a window from the Candidatus Rokuibacteriota bacterium genome containing:
- a CDS encoding M23 family metallopeptidase is translated as MRRSGLKTWLLVTLTLAFLVVGSISYLGWRQSVPGVQARLAAPLTHIGLRTPLTLELTAAWGGIASVELRLLQGTHRATLAREDFPAPRVNQRRLELVVEGKSPGLRDGSATLEVFARDGFWRPLRVGDRPIIVQPITLDLTPPTLEVLSATQYLAQGGGGVVAFRSKGAKRAGVNAGGIFFPGYPVGESEGAVHVALIAIPYTSPATTPLLVTAADEAGNVASRSAPSQIKPRRFPSGVVEIGEDFLRQKLPELLPERPSIPDDRLLEAFLEVNREKRRQAEDAKRRLAAKTQGTPLWQGAFLQPRNTKVFSNFAETRTYRFRGQDVDTQVHFGYDLASLRESPAPAANSGIVVFAEPLTIYGNTVVVDHGLGLQTFYAHLSRIDVRVGDRVEKGQELGRTGTSGLAVGDHLHFEVLIHGISITPLEWWDAKWIRDHIARPLQAANVAFPGDEGVR